A window of Mucilaginibacter robiniae genomic DNA:
TTTCCGATTTTTTAAGCCCCCAATTGGGAGCAATCAGTAATTCCCAATCGGAGATGCCGAACAAACGTTGTATTACCACATCAGGTCGAACTAAAGGTAATAATTCGCACAGGAAGTTGGCGTATTCATCCAGTGTAAACAGTTTGAAGGGATTACGCTTGTATTTAACACCCATTACTGAACCTTCTACAATATGCAGATGATGGAACTTGACAAATTTAATTTGCGTATGGCGGTTAATTTCATCGGCATAGCGTAGCATCATTTCCTGGGTTTCCCATGGAAAGCCAAAGATGGTATGCACGCAAACGTCAAGCTTGCTGTTTTCAGTAAGCTTTAACGCATTCAATAAATCATCATGAGTACAGCCACGGTTTATTTGGGCCAGGGTATCGTTGTAGATAGATTCCATCCCCATCTCTAAATCCACATCAAAGCGGTCGGTATAGCTTTCTAGTAAAGCTATTTTTTCAGCATCAATACAATCAGGCCGGGTACCTACCGATAGGCCCACCACATCTTGCGGACTAACGCTTAACGCCTCATCATACAACATTTTTAAATAATGTGCCGGCGCGTAGGTATTGGTATTGGGTTGAAAATAAATAATAAATTTATCGGCCTTGTTGCCTTTACGTGCCCGTTCCATTCCCTGTATTACCTGCTCACGTAATGATGGATTTTGGCGAGAAACTGAAGGTGTAAATGAATCTACATTGCAATAGGTACAACCGCCGTAACCTTTTGAGCCATCACGGTTAGGGCAGGTAAAACCACCATCCACAATTACTTTAAATACCCGTTGTCCGTTATACTTTTTACGCAGCCACGGCCCGTAATTATTATAACCTTTATATCCCTGATTAACTGTAGCTTCTGTTACTTGCATGCAAATGCAAAGATACAAATTAATTAAAGCAGTACAGAAGTGCCAATGTTCAGAACAAAGTAAAGTTAGCCACTAATCAAAACGGCCGGCTTCACATCATCTGTAAAACCGACCGTTTTTGAAATTATCGTTTTTCTACCCTGTCGTAAAAACCACCAAATGAATTCATCTTCACGCCATCTTCCTTAAAGAAATCTCCGGGAAAGCCCAACGAAATGCTACTTACTTCATCCAGCTTTTGCAGCTGTTCAGCATTTAAGGTTACGTCAAGTGCTTTCAAATTTTCCTGCAACTGTTCTACCTTGGTAGCACCTGCTATCGGAATGCAGGAAAAACCTTGCTGCATGGTCCAGGCCAGGGCTACGTGAGCAGGTTGTACCCCCAGTTCATCAGCAATAGCTATTACCTGTTTGGTTATACGCTGGCTACTCTCATTTAAGCGGTTACTTTCTGCTTTAATGCGTCCTTGTTCGCCGCGTAAGTATTTACCAGTTAAAGCACCACCCGCCAAAGGAGCCCATGGTGTTACGGTCATGCCAAAATGTTTGGCCATCGGGATCAACTCACGTTCGGGAGTACGCTGTATTAAACTATATTCTACCTGTAAAGCAATAAATTGGCTCCATCCCATTAGCTCGGCTAAGGTATTCCCTTTAGCTACCACCCAAGCCGGTGTATCACTAATGGCTGCATAATTTACTTTCCCTT
This region includes:
- a CDS encoding TIGR01212 family radical SAM protein (This family includes YhcC from E. coli K-12, an uncharacterized radical SAM protein.) produces the protein MQVTEATVNQGYKGYNNYGPWLRKKYNGQRVFKVIVDGGFTCPNRDGSKGYGGCTYCNVDSFTPSVSRQNPSLREQVIQGMERARKGNKADKFIIYFQPNTNTYAPAHYLKMLYDEALSVSPQDVVGLSVGTRPDCIDAEKIALLESYTDRFDVDLEMGMESIYNDTLAQINRGCTHDDLLNALKLTENSKLDVCVHTIFGFPWETQEMMLRYADEINRHTQIKFVKFHHLHIVEGSVMGVKYKRNPFKLFTLDEYANFLCELLPLVRPDVVIQRLFGISDWELLIAPNWGLKKSEIQYYIDQKIESRGVVQGSALV
- a CDS encoding aldo/keto reductase — encoded protein: MNYKLLGRSGLKVSQLCLGTMGFGTEAGWGADKETSFAIMDAFAEAGGNFLDTANVYKLGTSEKIIGEYLAQRDRDYFVLATKYTLKDNTTNPNASGNNRKNMMRSVEESLKRLKTDFIDVLYLHIWDNITPIDEVLRGLDDLIRQGKVNYAAISDTPAWVVAKGNTLAELMGWSQFIALQVEYSLIQRTPERELIPMAKHFGMTVTPWAPLAGGALTGKYLRGEQGRIKAESNRLNESSQRITKQVIAIADELGVQPAHVALAWTMQQGFSCIPIAGATKVEQLQENLKALDVTLNAEQLQKLDEVSSISLGFPGDFFKEDGVKMNSFGGFYDRVEKR